A single window of Salvia splendens isolate huo1 chromosome 8, SspV2, whole genome shotgun sequence DNA harbors:
- the LOC121743880 gene encoding uncharacterized protein LOC121743880, whose protein sequence is MENTSWEQKLHALTHILTSPTHAPPLHSQLFIATQIPCYLDWNYPPLLCRRSSSWPPPLMRWALSQFIKRGQRLGLPETSWRCRCPYQLPPPLILAKGVAAGEWGEEERRRYVRSRLRRRRLGIDVNPLIPILVPNLLVLSLLFWAPISLQDD, encoded by the coding sequence ATGGAGAATACGAGTTGGGAGCAGAAGCTCCACGCGCTGACTCACATCCTAACCAGCCCAACTCACGCGCCGCCGCTCCACTCGCAGCTATTCATCGCCACCCAAATCCCCTGCTACCTCGACTGGAACTACCCTCCGCTCCTCTGCCGGCGCTCCTCCTCATGGCCGCCGCCGCTCATGAGATGGGCCTTGTCTCAGTTCATCAAAAGGGGGCAAAGATTAGGGTTGCCGGAGACCTCTTGGCGGTGCAGATGCCCTTACCAATTGCCTCCGCCGCTGATTCTGGCGAAAGGGGTGGCGGCCGGCGAGTggggagaagaagagaggagGAGATATGTGAGGTCCAGATTGAGGCGGAGAAGGCTGGGGATCGATGTGAATCCATTGATTCCAATTCTAGTTCCTAATCTCTTGGTGCTTTCGCTTTTGTTTTGGGCTCCCATTTCTCTCCAAGATGACTGA